In uncultured Draconibacterium sp., one genomic interval encodes:
- a CDS encoding SLBB domain-containing protein has translation MKHLLQTMLTVFFCSALLLTAQAQTQTQDVKNVDVKSLPQSEINKAKRAMQDAGLSEEQAIQLARQRGATEQQILEMRQRLSEQDTSEQDMFELYEEPETLPEDPKDSYLSQRKVELKKDLEVFGAYLFNNENLTFEPQVNIQTPKNYEIGIGDQLLIQVWGNSQNNYQLRVNNNGQIVIPDLGPVYVAGLSFDEAETKIVKNLTAIYADMGGDNPGTFAQLDMGQLRSIRVNLLGEVVAPGTYTLPVTATVFNGLYLSGGPNEIGSFRNIKVIRNNQIEQVIDIYNLLVNADPSDNITLKDGDIVLVPPAEKQVVVNGEFKRNGIFEIKEGEMLNDLVRFSGGFKAGAYLGNTQIVRQTQQGQQIIDVPYDLLNTTPLVKGDTIQNTLTTDRFENRVSIEGAVYHPGVYEWTKGLTLAQLIEKADKLLPEAFKGRGLITRYNSDRTTSAIAFDVEDISSGKQNILLETDDEVLIKTHFDLKEQPYITVNGEVLDPGPFNWSENMTLGDAIFLAGGLTEGADSTFIEIARRLSYNDAAVLSDTIGHVIIANISRGLQLGENDAEMKLRPWDQVSVRTAPNFRQNETVMISGEVTYAGAYAITNKQMRISDLVQMAGGITPKAYLQGATLERFSDELGSERVAINLQNILNNPKSDRDLLLKNSDRLDIPEFMQTVKISGSVQNPFSITFESGRNAKYYVNRTGGFQAEANKKKTYVKYPNGETAVTKGFIFRRYPKVTPGSIVVVPEKPEKERPQGLWLAIASTMSSMAVAIAAVMNATN, from the coding sequence ATGAAGCACTTATTACAAACAATGTTAACGGTATTTTTTTGCTCGGCACTGCTGCTGACTGCACAAGCACAGACTCAGACGCAGGATGTAAAGAATGTTGATGTTAAATCATTGCCGCAATCCGAGATAAACAAAGCCAAAAGGGCCATGCAGGATGCCGGATTATCGGAAGAACAAGCGATACAACTGGCCCGTCAGCGGGGAGCTACCGAGCAACAGATTTTGGAAATGCGCCAACGCTTAAGCGAACAGGACACTTCGGAACAAGACATGTTTGAGCTCTATGAAGAGCCGGAAACCCTACCCGAGGACCCGAAAGACTCTTATCTTTCACAAAGAAAAGTTGAATTAAAGAAGGATTTGGAAGTCTTTGGAGCGTATTTATTTAACAACGAAAACCTGACTTTCGAACCACAGGTCAACATACAAACCCCCAAGAACTACGAAATAGGCATTGGCGATCAGTTGCTTATTCAGGTTTGGGGGAACTCACAAAACAACTATCAGCTAAGGGTAAATAACAACGGACAGATCGTTATCCCCGACCTGGGACCTGTTTATGTAGCCGGCTTGTCGTTTGACGAGGCGGAAACGAAAATTGTAAAAAACCTTACCGCGATCTACGCCGATATGGGAGGCGACAATCCCGGCACCTTTGCCCAGCTAGACATGGGACAACTGCGTTCCATCCGGGTAAACCTGCTTGGCGAGGTGGTAGCACCAGGCACCTATACCCTGCCAGTAACAGCTACTGTTTTTAACGGTTTGTACCTTTCCGGCGGTCCGAATGAGATTGGTTCATTCCGAAATATCAAGGTCATTCGCAACAACCAAATCGAACAGGTAATCGATATATATAATTTACTGGTAAATGCTGATCCTTCTGACAATATTACTTTAAAAGACGGCGATATCGTACTTGTCCCTCCGGCAGAAAAACAGGTGGTGGTAAACGGCGAATTTAAACGTAACGGTATTTTCGAGATAAAAGAAGGCGAAATGTTAAACGACCTGGTGCGTTTTTCCGGAGGATTTAAAGCCGGTGCCTATTTGGGGAACACGCAAATCGTTCGGCAGACACAACAGGGACAGCAGATTATCGATGTTCCTTACGACCTGCTAAATACTACACCGCTGGTAAAAGGCGATACCATACAGAATACCCTGACTACCGACCGTTTTGAAAACAGGGTAAGCATAGAAGGTGCCGTTTATCATCCGGGAGTGTACGAATGGACTAAAGGACTTACCCTGGCACAGTTAATCGAAAAAGCCGACAAGCTGCTGCCCGAAGCATTTAAAGGCCGTGGCTTGATAACCCGTTACAACAGCGACCGCACTACGTCTGCTATTGCCTTTGATGTGGAAGATATTAGCAGTGGCAAACAAAACATTCTGCTGGAAACCGATGATGAAGTGCTGATAAAAACCCATTTCGACTTAAAAGAACAACCTTATATAACCGTTAACGGAGAAGTGCTGGATCCCGGCCCTTTTAACTGGTCGGAGAACATGACATTGGGCGACGCAATCTTTCTGGCTGGCGGATTAACCGAAGGTGCCGACAGTACTTTTATTGAAATTGCCCGCCGCCTGAGCTACAACGATGCTGCTGTTCTTTCCGATACCATCGGACATGTAATTATTGCCAATATATCACGCGGATTACAACTGGGGGAAAACGACGCTGAAATGAAATTACGGCCCTGGGACCAGGTGTCGGTTCGTACGGCTCCCAATTTCCGTCAAAACGAAACGGTAATGATTTCGGGCGAAGTAACGTATGCCGGAGCTTATGCCATTACCAACAAACAAATGCGCATTTCCGACCTGGTACAGATGGCCGGTGGAATAACTCCAAAAGCCTATCTTCAGGGGGCCACACTCGAACGTTTTTCCGATGAACTGGGCTCTGAACGGGTAGCCATTAACCTGCAAAATATTCTCAATAATCCAAAAAGCGACAGAGACCTCTTATTAAAAAACAGCGACCGCCTTGATATCCCGGAATTTATGCAAACCGTAAAAATTTCCGGAAGCGTACAAAACCCCTTCTCCATTACTTTCGAATCAGGACGTAATGCCAAATACTATGTCAACCGTACAGGAGGATTCCAGGCAGAGGCCAATAAGAAAAAAACCTACGTAAAATATCCTAATGGAGAAACGGCGGTTACCAAAGGATTTATTTTCAGACGTTACCCCAAGGTAACCCCGGGTAGTATTGTGGTTGTTCCGGAGAAACCGGAGAAAGAACGTCCGCAAGGGTTATGGCTGGCCATTGCTTCAACCATGTCCTCAATGGCAGTAGCTATTGCTGCAGTTATGAACGCTACGAATTAA